Proteins found in one Brachypodium distachyon strain Bd21 chromosome 5, Brachypodium_distachyon_v3.0, whole genome shotgun sequence genomic segment:
- the LOC100830488 gene encoding pentatricopeptide repeat-containing protein At2g13600, translated as MRLTALLSSGDTAAARRLFDGMRRRTVVTWNAMVAGHARCGSFLDALDLAARMHRSGVSPSEATFASVLGACARGRRLCVGAQVHCQVVKSGSENFEVVGASLLDFYSSCFDLSAAHMLFDTLHPRNERLWSPMVVALVRFNLLSDALDLLDRMPAPRDVFAWTAVISGYARGASDCCRKAIGLFVRMLADHGVMPNEFTFDSVLRACVKMGALDFGRSVHGCLLRSGFDTDKLITSALVDLYCSSDAVADALLVYNDLEMPSLITSNALIGGLISMHMTDEAKIVFSQMPEHDSSTYNLMIKAYGIEGKLEQCQRMFEKMPRRNIVTLNSMMSVLLQNGKLEEGLKLFEQIKDERNTITWNSMISGYIQNNHSSEALKLFVTMRRLSIICSPSTFPTLLHACGTVGTIEQGKMVHAHLCKTPFESNGYVGTALVDMYSKCGCVSDALDAFCCITSPNVASWTSVINGLAHNGQCLKAIVEFGRMLRHRINPNEITFLGLLMASSRAGLVNKGMRFFHSMERYGLLPTVEHYTCAVDLLGRNGRIIEAEKFISAMPVPADGVAWGALLTACWYSMDLEMGEKVAEKLFFMGTKHKSAYVAMSNIYAKLGKWEDVVKVRTRLRSLDAKKEPGCSWIGVKDTVHVFLVEDRNHPERDEIYLMLEDLVSNILLHSEPDEDLYLLSGVPFA; from the coding sequence ATGCGGCTCACGGCTCTGCTCAGCAGCGGAGACACGGCTGCCGCCCGCAGGCTGTTCGACGGAATGCGGCGCCGGACTGTGGTCACCTGGAACGCCATGGTCGCTGGTCATGCTAGGTGCGGGAGTTTCCTCGACGCACTCGATCTAGCTGCGCGCATGCACCGCTCAGGGGTGAGCCCCAGTGAGGCCACCTTTGCTTCGGTGCTCGGCGCCTGTGCTCGCGGGCGTCGTCTTTGCGTTGGGGCACAGGTGCACTGCCAGGTGGTAAAGTCCGGCTCTGAGAACTTTGAGGTCGTTGGGGCGTCTCTTCTGGACTTCTACTCGTCGTGCTTTGATCTTAGTGCGGCACACATGCTCTTTGATACCCTTCATCCAAGGAATGAGCGGCTGTGGAGCCCGATGGTCGTTGCGCTTGTGAGGTTCAACCTGCTGAGTGACGCCTTGGATCTTCTTGACCGGATGCCTGCACCTCGTGACGTGTTTGCATGGACTGCTGTTATATCGGGCTATGCCCGAGGTGCGAGTGACTGTTGTCGGAAGGCGATTGGGTTGTTTGTACGGATGTTGGCCGATCATGGCGTGATGCCGAATGAATTCACTTTTGACAGTGTTTTGAGGGCTTGTGTGAAGATGGGAGCATTGGATTTTGGGAGATCGGTTCATGGCTGTTTGCTTCGAAGTGGGTTTGATACTGATAAGTTAATCACTAGTGCTCTTGTGGATCTTTACTGCAGTTCTGATGCTGTTGCTGATGCCTTGCTGGTTTACAATGACCTGGAAATGCCGTCCTTGATCACATCCAATGCATTGATTGGGGGGCTTATATCAATGCACATGACAGATGAAGCAAAGATAGTTTTCTCACAGATGCCAGAGCACGATTCAAGTACCTACAATCTGATGATTAAAGCATATGGTATTGAAGGGAAACTTGAACAGTGTCAGAGGATGTTTGAGAAGATGCCTCGGAGAAATATTGTGACCTTAAACTCCATGATGTCAGTTCTTCTCCAGAATGGGAAGTTGGAGGAGGGGCTGAAGCTATTTGAACAGATAAAGGATGAAAGGAACACAATAACATGGAATTCTATGATTTCTGGTTACATTCAAAATAATCATTCTTCAGAAGCTCTAAAACTATTTGTGACCATGCGCCGATTGTCTATTATATGCAGCCCATCAACATTCCCTACTCTATTGCATGCCTGTGGTACTGTTGGAACCATTGAGCAAGGCAAAATGGTTCATGCTCACCTCTGCAAGACTCCATTCGAATCCAATGGCTATGTTGGGACAGCTCTTGTAGATATGTACTCAAAATGTGGGTGTGTCAGTGATGCACTTGACGCATTTTGTTGCATCACATCACCTAATGTTGCTTCTTGGACATCAGTCATCAATGGGCTTGCACACAATGGTCAATGCCTGAAAGCTATAGTGGAATTTGGGAGAATGCTGAGGCATCGTATAAATCCAAATGAGATCACTTTTTTGGGTCTCCTTATGGCTAGTTCTCGTGCTGGCTTGGTTAACAAGGGGATGAGGTTCTTCCATTCTATGGAACGCTATGGACTACTTCCAACTGTGGAACATTATACATGTGCTGTCGATCTTCTCGGTCGGAATGGACGCATCATAGAAGCTGAGAAGTTCATCTCTGCAATGCCTGTACCAGCAGATGGTGTGGCATGGGGAGCCCTACTCACTGCCTGCTGGTATTCAATGGATTTAGAGATGGGTGAGAAAGTTGCTGAGAAGTTGTTTTTCATGGGCACAAAGCATAAATCTGCTTATGTTGCCATGTCTAACATCTACGCCAAATTGGGCAAGTGGGAAGATGTTGTGAAGGTAAGAACAAGATTGAGGAGTCTCGATGCCAAAAAGGAACCAGGGTGCAGTTGGATTGGGGTAAAGGATACAGTTCATGTGTTCCTTGTGGAAGACAGGAATCATCCAGAGAGAGATGAAATATATTTGATGCTAGAAGATTTAGTTTCTAATATATTATTGCATTCTGAACCTGACGAGGATTTATATCTGTTATCTGGAGTCCCCTTTgcttga